The proteins below are encoded in one region of Manis javanica isolate MJ-LG chromosome 8, MJ_LKY, whole genome shotgun sequence:
- the RNASE6 gene encoding ribonuclease K6, producing the protein MVLDLLGYFPLLLLLLGLWRPTCPLCAWPQSLTKAHWFEIQHIQSSALQCSKAMRGVNNYTQHCKPQNTFLHASFQHVAAVCDLPNTVCRNGRNNCHRSLKSVNMTQCSLTAGKYPDCRYKGAAQYKLFIVACEPPEKGDPPYGLVPVHLDETL; encoded by the coding sequence ATGGTGCTAGATCTTCTGGGATATTTTCCTCTCCTGCTATTGTTGCTGGGACTATGGAGGCCAACGTGTCCACTTTGTGCTTGGCCTCAGTCTCTCACCAAGGCTCACTGGTTTGAAATTCAGCATATACAGTCAAGCGCTCTCCAGTGCAGCAAGGCAATGCGTGGTGTCAATAATTATACTCAGCACTGTAAACCTCAAAATACCTTTCTGCATGCCTCCTTCCAGCATGTGGCTGCCGTCTGTGATCTGCCCAACACTGTCTGCAGGAATGGCCGGAACAACTGTCACCGGAGTCTGAAGTCGGTTAACATGACTCAGTGCAGTCTCACTGCAGGGAAGTATCCCGACTGTCGCTACAAAGGTGCTGCCCAATACAAGCTCTTCATTGTTGCCTGTGAGCCCCCTGAAAAAGGCGACCCTCCCTATGGGTTGGTTCCAGTACACTTAGATGAGACTCTTTAG
- the RNASE1 gene encoding ribonuclease pancreatic has translation MAQKTLVLFPLLVLVLGCVQGKESLVMKFQRQHMDSCSAPSGNSSYCNQMMRRRNMTQGWCKPVNTFVHEHLEDVEAVCLQGNVTCKNGQPNCHQSSSSMRITDCRLTGGSKYPNCAYRASPKERYIIVACEGKPYLPVHFDASVELST, from the coding sequence ATGGCTCAGAAGACCCTCGTGCTGTTCCCACTGCTTGTGCTGGTGCTGGGGTGTGTCCAGGGCAAGGAATCGCTGGTCATGAAGTTCCAGCGGCAGCACATGGACTCGTGCAGCGCCCCCAGCGGCAACTCAAGCTACTGCAACCAAATGATGAGACGCCGGAATATGACTCAAGGATGGTGCAAGCCGGTGAACACCTTTGTGCACGAGCACCTGGAAGATGTCGAGGCCGTCTGTCTCCAGGGAAATGTCACCTGCAAAAATGGGCAGCCTAACTGCCACCAGAGCAGCTCCAGCATGCGAATCACGGACTGCCGCCTAACGGGCGGCTCCAAGTATCCCAACTGCGCGTACCGGGCCAGCCCGAAAGAGCGATACATCATCGTGGCCTGTGAGGGGAAGCCGTACCTGCCAGTCCACTTCGACGCTTCTGTGGAGCTCTCCACTTGA